The DNA region GGTCTCGACGAGCATGACTATAAACGCCCCTGCGTCGATAATGCTCGCTATGTACATAGCGGTCGGGGACAAACAGGGTATCGACCGCGAGGAGCTCAGAGGCACTATACAGAACGACATACTCAAGGAGTACATCGCACGTAACCTCTATGTCTATCCTCCCGAACCCTCTATGAGGATCGTCACCGACATATTCGAGTTCTGTTCTGACGAGGTTCCCAACTTCAACACTATATCTATCTCGGGATACCACATCCGTGAGGCGGGTGCGACCGCCGTACAGGAGCTCGCCTTCACTCTAGCAGACGGCAAGAAGTACGTCGAGGAAGCCGTCGAGGCGGGACTTGACGTCGACGAGTTTGCCCCGCGTCTCTCTTTCTTCTTCAACGCTCACAACGAGATATTTGAGGAAGTCGCCAAGTTCCGCGCGGCGAGACGTATATGGGCTGATGTCATGGAGGAGGAGTTCGGAGCCGAGAACCCGAAGAGCAAGATGCTGCGTTTCCACACACAGACTGCGGGTTCGACACTCACCGCACAGCAGATAGAGAACAACATCGTCCGTGTCGGATACCAGGCTCTCGCCGCCGTCTTAGGAGGCACACAGTCTCTACACACGAACGGAAAGGACGAGGCTCTCTCCCTCCCGACAGAGGAGTCGGTACGTACCGCACTGAGGACACAGCAGATACTCGGTCATGAGAGCGGTGTAGCCGACACGATAGATCCCCTCGCGGGATCCTACTACGTAGAGAGTCTCACAGACGAGATAGAGGAACGCGTCTACGACTACTTCGACGAGATAGACGAACGCGGAGGCGTCCTCTCGTGCATAGAGGAGGGCTGGATACAGGACGAGATACAGGACGCCGCCTACGAGCGTCAGCAGGAGATAGAGGAGAACGAACGTATAATCGTCGGAGTCAACAAGTTCACAGTCGACAAGGAGCCCGAGGAGGACATACACGAGGTCGACGAGAAACAGCAGGAGAGACAGATACAGAAGGTCGAGGAGCTCCGTGACGACAGGGACGATGACGCAGTAGACG from Candidatus Afararchaeum irisae includes:
- a CDS encoding methylmalonyl-CoA mutase family protein: MFDEDDLEEIRESRQEWEEETLGPTLDRFGEREDEFTTDSGIEVDQIYTPDDISDLDYDEDLGFPGEEPYTRGIYSTMHRGRLWTMRQYSGFATAEETNERFHYLLDQGQTGLSVAFDLPSQMGRDSDHPLSQGEVGKAGVAIDSLADYETLFDGIPLDEVSTSMTINAPASIMLAMYIAVGDKQGIDREELRGTIQNDILKEYIARNLYVYPPEPSMRIVTDIFEFCSDEVPNFNTISISGYHIREAGATAVQELAFTLADGKKYVEEAVEAGLDVDEFAPRLSFFFNAHNEIFEEVAKFRAARRIWADVMEEEFGAENPKSKMLRFHTQTAGSTLTAQQIENNIVRVGYQALAAVLGGTQSLHTNGKDEALSLPTEESVRTALRTQQILGHESGVADTIDPLAGSYYVESLTDEIEERVYDYFDEIDERGGVLSCIEEGWIQDEIQDAAYERQQEIEENERIIVGVNKFTVDKEPEEDIHEVDEKQQERQIQKVEELRDDRDDDAVDEALEELKDAAEGDDNLMPYIIDAVKAYATVGEIADALRDVFGEYRVGADY